The Actinomycetota bacterium genome window below encodes:
- a CDS encoding NAD-dependent epimerase/dehydratase family protein: MKILVTGGAGFIGSYVVDAYLAQGHEVIVLDDLSTGKKENLNPSAKFYEMDIQDENLIDVFEREQPEVVNHHAAQIDVRKSVTDPKFDARANILGTINVLEACVKCKVKKIIFASSGGAVYGEPQYLPVDEVHPKKPISPYGVSKLSGEFYIQAYHDVHGLKFTILRYGNVYGPRQDPLGEAGVIAIFCSQMLEGTPPKIFGTGDQLRDYVYVEDVVEANIIALSGGDNVAVNIGTGIGTSVNELFKNLSSIIGFAQDPIYCPPRPGELDKIFLAPDLARKELGWEPTTDIMKGLVLTMDYFKNRIKVRRD; encoded by the coding sequence ATTAAAATTTTGGTGACTGGTGGGGCGGGTTTCATAGGTTCGTATGTTGTCGACGCTTATTTAGCCCAGGGACATGAGGTTATCGTTCTGGATGATCTTTCCACTGGTAAGAAGGAAAATTTAAATCCATCCGCCAAATTTTATGAGATGGATATTCAGGATGAGAATTTAATCGATGTTTTTGAAAGGGAGCAACCGGAAGTGGTTAATCATCATGCAGCTCAAATTGATGTCCGAAAGTCGGTGACAGATCCGAAATTCGATGCTCGAGCAAATATCTTGGGGACGATCAATGTTCTTGAGGCCTGTGTGAAATGCAAGGTGAAAAAGATTATTTTCGCTTCATCGGGTGGCGCTGTCTACGGTGAACCTCAATATCTCCCTGTCGATGAGGTACATCCCAAAAAACCCATCTCCCCCTACGGAGTGAGCAAGCTTTCCGGCGAATTTTATATTCAGGCTTACCACGACGTCCATGGGCTTAAATTTACAATCTTACGTTACGGGAATGTCTATGGACCGCGCCAGGATCCACTTGGAGAGGCGGGCGTTATCGCCATCTTTTGTTCTCAGATGCTTGAAGGCACGCCTCCCAAAATCTTTGGCACGGGTGATCAGCTCAGGGATTACGTATATGTCGAGGATGTAGTCGAGGCCAACATCATTGCACTATCGGGGGGAGATAATGTGGCGGTAAACATTGGGACGGGAATTGGGACTTCGGTCAATGAACTTTTCAAGAACTTAAGTAGCATTATTGGTTTTGCCCAAGATCCAATATATTGCCCTCCCCGACCCGGCGAGCTGGATAAGATATTTCTTGCGCCGGACCTGGCTCGAAAGGAACTCGGTTGGGAACCAACCACGGATATTATGAAAGGTCTGGTGCTTACGATGGATTATTTCAAGAATAGAATTAAAGTTCGACGAGACTAG
- a CDS encoding nucleotidyltransferase domain-containing protein → MIPEAFRPVIIDFVSEAENIPHLICAVLFGSVLTGEISKKSDIDILLLFDTDHDPAIGKEAELSHQIASKILKKYDFPNSFSFVFVNISDISETDSTFLWEVARSGIIIWAPARMELLRTPHAGLEPQVLVLYSMKGLKSKDKVALNRALFGYRVEKTIKERKYISQREGIVSKKGRKLGPGAVLLPAQALEEIIKLLKARRAQFSYIKLWI, encoded by the coding sequence GTGATTCCTGAAGCTTTCCGGCCAGTAATTATAGACTTTGTTTCGGAAGCGGAAAATATTCCACACTTAATTTGTGCTGTTCTCTTCGGCTCTGTTCTTACAGGAGAGATCTCCAAGAAGAGTGACATTGATATCCTTCTCCTTTTCGATACAGACCATGACCCTGCAATTGGGAAGGAAGCTGAGCTTTCACACCAAATAGCCTCCAAAATCTTGAAAAAATATGACTTTCCAAACTCATTCTCTTTTGTGTTTGTTAATATCAGTGATATTTCGGAGACAGATAGTACCTTCCTTTGGGAGGTAGCCCGAAGCGGCATCATTATTTGGGCTCCTGCCAGAATGGAATTACTGCGAACTCCCCATGCAGGTTTGGAACCTCAAGTGCTTGTTTTATATTCAATGAAGGGACTTAAAAGTAAGGACAAAGTGGCTTTGAATCGAGCCTTGTTTGGGTACAGAGTAGAAAAAACCATAAAAGAGAGAAAATATATAAGTCAAAGAGAGGGAATAGTCTCCAAAAAAGGGAGAAAATTAGGACCAGGCGCGGTGCTCCTGCCGGCGCAGGCTTTGGAGGAAATCATCAAATTACTTAAGGCCCGCAGGGCTCAGTTTTCTTACATAAAACTGTGGATTTAA
- a CDS encoding glycosyltransferase family 1 protein, translated as MRIGIDVSPAVHQQAGVGRYTQELVKHLLKIDNENEYVLFYYYSGKDPRPFAEFPNVRLRPKCIPGRAIRLGFFALHKLHLNANFLIGDVDIFHSPDCVLPPLSFKSILTIHDLTFLLYPQYYTWLNRTHLNTMTPLSAKKALKITADSKNTKRDAINLLKVPSSKVETVYPGIDERFKPAKDKKLRAFKLKYQLPDKYILFVGTLEPRKNVITLIDAFYKLKESESFKYKLVITGRKGWLYKNIFREIHKLNMSNKVKFTDFIPDEELPTLYSGGDLFVYPSLYEGFGLPPLEAMACGTPVITSDTSSLPEVIGDAGILINPEDTQELANRMRKVLTDSELRKELSRKGLERAKQFSWEKTARQTLDLYREVAEEKI; from the coding sequence ATGAGAATAGGGATTGATGTATCGCCAGCGGTGCATCAACAAGCAGGGGTAGGTAGATACACTCAAGAGCTGGTAAAACATCTTTTAAAAATAGATAATGAGAATGAATACGTACTTTTCTACTACTATTCTGGAAAAGACCCCAGACCTTTCGCTGAATTTCCTAACGTTCGGCTCAGGCCCAAGTGCATCCCGGGAAGAGCTATAAGGCTAGGGTTCTTCGCTTTACATAAACTTCATCTAAATGCAAACTTCCTTATAGGAGATGTAGACATTTTTCACTCGCCAGATTGTGTTTTGCCCCCCTTAAGCTTTAAATCTATTCTAACTATCCATGACTTAACCTTTCTCCTATATCCCCAGTATTATACTTGGCTAAATCGAACTCATCTTAACACTATGACTCCTCTTTCTGCCAAAAAGGCACTTAAAATCACCGCCGATTCTAAAAACACTAAACGAGATGCCATCAACTTACTTAAGGTACCCAGTTCAAAGGTGGAGACAGTGTACCCAGGAATAGATGAAAGATTTAAACCTGCAAAAGATAAGAAATTAAGGGCTTTCAAGCTCAAGTATCAACTCCCCGATAAATATATACTTTTTGTGGGGACTCTCGAACCTAGAAAGAATGTTATTACGCTAATTGATGCGTTCTATAAATTGAAAGAATCAGAAAGTTTCAAATACAAATTGGTGATCACTGGCAGAAAGGGATGGCTATATAAAAATATTTTTCGAGAAATACACAAGCTTAATATGTCAAATAAAGTTAAATTTACTGACTTCATCCCAGACGAAGAGCTGCCTACTCTCTACAGCGGTGGAGATTTATTTGTCTATCCTTCTCTCTACGAGGGATTTGGTCTTCCTCCCTTGGAGGCAATGGCTTGTGGTACCCCAGTTATCACATCAGATACATCGTCTCTCCCTGAAGTGATAGGAGATGCAGGAATTCTCATTAACCCCGAAGATACGCAGGAACTCGCCAATCGAATGAGGAAAGTGCTCACTGACTCAGAACTACGTAAGGAGTTATCCCGAAAAGGATTGGAACGAGCAAAGCAATTTTCCTGGGAGAAAACAGCTCGCCAGACTCTTGATTTATACAGAGAAGTCGCCGAGGAGAAGATATGA
- a CDS encoding type II toxin-antitoxin system Phd/YefM family antitoxin: protein MEKTLPISLARPQLTRLIAELEKGGEPIKITHRGRVEAVLIGAEDYDSLIETLEILSDPEAMEAIKESEKDIKAGRLHPHKEVFKTKK from the coding sequence ATGGAGAAAACACTACCTATTTCACTTGCTCGTCCTCAATTAACTCGGTTAATTGCAGAACTTGAGAAAGGCGGTGAACCTATTAAAATCACTCATCGAGGAAGGGTAGAAGCAGTTCTCATTGGTGCTGAAGACTATGATAGCTTGATAGAAACGCTTGAGATTTTGAGTGACCCTGAGGCAATGGAAGCTATTAAGGAAAGTGAAAAAGACATAAAAGCTGGGCGGCTTCATCCCCACAAAGAAGTTTTCAAAACAAAAAAATGA
- a CDS encoding nucleotidyltransferase domain-containing protein has protein sequence MIKFKKIEHDPRGFFPELIEMFKQDEEVIAVYLFGSYATGNIGPLSDVDIAVLLNPKFPSESYFDKELDLLLKTSHILRTDEVNLVILNRAPFSLAYGIFSENKLLFCRNDLERVKFETKIVDGYLDFKPLLEENYRYLYRRVKEGKFGVKS, from the coding sequence ATGATTAAATTTAAAAAAATAGAGCATGATCCAAGAGGGTTTTTCCCAGAGCTCATTGAAATGTTCAAGCAAGATGAAGAGGTCATAGCGGTTTATCTTTTCGGCTCGTATGCTACAGGGAATATTGGTCCTTTAAGTGATGTGGATATAGCAGTTTTATTGAATCCGAAGTTTCCCTCCGAATCTTATTTTGACAAAGAACTTGATTTGCTTTTGAAGACAAGCCACATTTTAAGGACAGATGAAGTCAATTTGGTCATTCTCAACCGCGCTCCTTTCTCCCTTGCCTATGGCATCTTTAGCGAAAACAAATTGCTTTTTTGCCGAAATGATCTGGAAAGAGTTAAATTCGAGACCAAAATAGTCGATGGATATCTGGATTTTAAACCACTTTTAGAGGAGAACTATCGCTATCTTTATCGTCGCGTTAAGGAGGGGAAGTTCGGTGTTAAATCTTGA
- a CDS encoding DUF86 domain-containing protein, translating to MLNLEIVNSRLKRLEKCVQRLKSVAMVDKERFLGDEDLQDKAERNFHIAIECCLDIGNHIISALGFRAPKNYGDIFKVLGEEKILPEEFSKTLGKMAGFRNILVHDYLEIDLGEVYKNLQKLEDFIVFVQYILEFIEKER from the coding sequence GTGTTAAATCTTGAGATCGTCAATTCTCGTCTCAAAAGACTGGAGAAATGTGTCCAGAGGCTCAAATCAGTGGCGATGGTGGATAAGGAAAGATTTCTAGGAGATGAAGACCTCCAAGATAAAGCAGAGCGCAATTTCCACATCGCCATCGAGTGCTGTTTGGATATTGGAAACCATATCATATCCGCCTTAGGCTTTAGAGCGCCCAAAAATTATGGGGACATTTTTAAAGTGCTTGGAGAGGAGAAAATTTTACCGGAGGAATTTTCTAAAACTCTAGGAAAAATGGCGGGTTTCCGGAACATTTTAGTCCACGATTATCTTGAAATAGACCTAGGGGAAGTTTATAAGAATTTACAAAAATTGGAGGATTTTATCGTATTTGTACAGTACATTTTAGAGTTTATCGAAAAAGAGAGATAG
- a CDS encoding glycosyltransferase family 1 protein has translation MRIGIDARIIDWAGVGRYTQNLLKSLREIDGKNEYILFCDQKSEHLVPTAPNYDKRVVEQPVLSPLYQFSWSRKLRRADLDVFHSPHFVWPYITPCPSVVTIHDLIPLISPEVMPSRLARIYYRWMNKRATSRAKRVIAVSKSTKQDLVRLLGVSEAKIKVIQEAVDERYKVVRDRELLKTIRGKYDIKQKFILNVGNPKPHKNWSRLIEAFFKLMLESRRNYQLVLVGPKYSEHSEIDHLIRRSGLEKRVTFTGIIGEEDLLLLYNAAEVFVFPSLYEGFGLPPLEAMACGIPVICSNTSSLSEVVGNAALMIDPYNVSEIAEAIGKVLTDNSLREKLRERGLARVNKFSWKKTAEATLKIYREVGK, from the coding sequence GTGCGTATAGGTATTGATGCTCGGATAATAGATTGGGCTGGGGTTGGTAGATATACCCAAAATCTTCTGAAATCTCTCAGGGAAATAGATGGGAAGAATGAATATATCCTTTTTTGTGATCAAAAAAGTGAACATTTAGTACCAACCGCTCCCAATTACGATAAAAGGGTAGTAGAGCAGCCGGTACTCTCCCCACTTTATCAGTTCAGTTGGAGTAGGAAGTTGCGGCGGGCAGATCTGGACGTCTTTCACTCTCCTCACTTCGTGTGGCCCTATATTACCCCCTGCCCCTCGGTGGTGACCATCCATGACCTCATTCCCTTAATTTCGCCGGAAGTTATGCCCTCACGCCTTGCCAGGATTTACTACCGCTGGATGAACAAGCGCGCTACAAGCAGGGCAAAGAGAGTAATCGCCGTCTCTAAATCCACGAAACAGGATTTAGTTCGCCTCCTTGGAGTATCTGAGGCAAAGATAAAGGTCATCCAAGAAGCAGTCGATGAACGATATAAGGTAGTCAGGGACAGGGAGCTCTTAAAGACCATTAGGGGAAAATATGACATCAAGCAAAAGTTCATCTTAAATGTGGGAAATCCAAAACCTCATAAAAACTGGTCGAGGTTGATTGAAGCATTCTTCAAATTGATGCTGGAGAGCAGGAGGAATTATCAGTTGGTACTAGTGGGTCCAAAATATTCCGAGCATTCTGAGATCGATCATTTAATTAGGAGATCTGGTCTGGAGAAGAGGGTTACATTCACGGGCATCATTGGAGAGGAGGATTTGTTGCTCTTATATAATGCCGCTGAGGTCTTTGTTTTTCCCTCCCTCTATGAGGGTTTTGGGCTACCGCCCTTGGAGGCCATGGCCTGTGGTATCCCGGTTATCTGCTCCAATACTTCCTCTCTATCCGAGGTGGTTGGAAATGCGGCTCTGATGATCGATCCCTATAATGTAAGCGAAATTGCTGAAGCCATAGGGAAAGTCCTCACCGATAACTCCCTACGAGAGAAGCTGAGAGAGAGGGGTCTTGCCAGGGTGAATAAATTTTCGTGGAAGAAGACCGCTGAGGCGACGCTCAAAATATATCGGGAAGTGGGAAAATAG
- a CDS encoding glycosyltransferase: MQVLMINKLYYPVIGGVENHLYLLCNELKKCIDVRVLVCNTELKTVIEKLDNLEIIRVASAGILFSMPLGFTFPLWLRRLEADIIHFHHPFPLGEISYLLTCLPAGTAKPKGKIVITWHSDIIHQKHFLKFYEPFLLKLLERADRILPTSANYIESSPFLRRFRNKCQPIPLGIGVAQFKLTPEIENAAARIREKYGSKILLFIGRLVYYKGVEYLIEAMKYIDAHLIIIGEGPLENKLKALAYKEGVTGKISFLKPVRDEELPHYYYACDVFVLPSVARSEGFGIVQLEAMVCGKPVVSTNLPTGVPFVNQHQRTGLVVPPKDVRALAEAINTLLKDPDLCKKYGEYGKKRVEREFTKEIVAQRVLEVYGELI; encoded by the coding sequence ATGCAAGTATTGATGATCAATAAGCTTTATTATCCAGTGATCGGTGGGGTGGAGAATCACCTTTATTTGCTATGCAACGAATTAAAAAAGTGCATCGATGTCAGGGTACTTGTATGCAACACCGAGTTGAAGACCGTTATAGAAAAGCTGGATAACCTCGAGATAATAAGGGTTGCCAGCGCCGGAATACTGTTTTCCATGCCCCTTGGTTTCACTTTTCCCCTGTGGCTCAGACGGCTTGAAGCCGATATAATCCATTTTCACCACCCCTTTCCCCTCGGTGAGATATCCTACCTGCTGACCTGCCTGCCGGCAGGCACGGCTAAACCCAAGGGGAAGATCGTGATAACTTGGCACAGCGATATAATCCATCAAAAACACTTCTTGAAGTTCTATGAACCTTTTTTGCTGAAACTCCTCGAAAGAGCCGATAGGATTTTGCCCACGTCTGCCAATTATATCGAGTCATCTCCCTTTTTAAGACGTTTCAGAAATAAATGTCAGCCCATCCCCTTGGGAATAGGTGTGGCACAATTCAAACTCACCCCGGAAATTGAGAATGCTGCCGCCAGGATTCGAGAAAAATATGGCTCAAAAATTCTTCTCTTCATCGGTCGCTTGGTCTACTACAAGGGTGTGGAGTATCTAATCGAGGCCATGAAGTATATCGATGCGCACCTGATAATAATTGGAGAAGGACCGCTGGAGAATAAGCTTAAGGCTTTGGCTTATAAGGAGGGAGTCACGGGAAAGATATCATTCTTAAAACCTGTGAGGGATGAGGAATTGCCCCATTATTATTACGCTTGCGATGTTTTCGTCCTCCCATCCGTCGCCCGAAGCGAGGGCTTCGGCATCGTCCAACTTGAAGCCATGGTTTGTGGCAAGCCCGTGGTGAGCACGAATCTTCCCACGGGTGTCCCTTTCGTGAACCAGCATCAAAGGACGGGATTGGTTGTCCCACCCAAGGACGTTCGAGCCTTAGCCGAGGCTATAAATACTTTGCTCAAAGACCCCGATTTGTGCAAAAAATACGGGGAGTATGGAAAAAAGAGGGTGGAAAGGGAATTCACCAAGGAAATCGTAGCCCAACGGGTATTGGAAGTCTACGGGGAACTTATTTGA
- a CDS encoding sugar transferase, with amino-acid sequence MSRSKWLVISLIMDAILVNVGIILAFLLRFGGELPPFNFRAYTNLAIFITIIQIGTLHVYDLYNVEKIQGGWDILYAVFKAVSLSMLLTVVLTFFYRFFSFPRTVLLLSWVLVIALISGWRVLVMKVINISWPIQRVLIVGTGETGQKILRELKARSKWGYRVVGLIDRSLAKVGRRFQGVSVVGTIRDIIPIVNKYRVDRVIVTSPVRQRELIEGLAKSKETHVRVEVVPELYEIFVGKVDHTLVSDIPLVKLTKDPIPAWVSLAKRAMDIILALILLILVAPLMILVALLVKLTSPGPIFYVQERVGEDEELFKVYKFRTMIQEAEEESGPILAVERDSRITPVGRYLRRFRIDELPQLFDILKGDMSFVGPRPERSHFVKEFKKKIPGYTERFKVKPGVTGLAQISGSYATTPENKLKYDLIYIYHQSLFLDIKILLHTIKVVLTGRGAR; translated from the coding sequence ATGTCCAGGTCGAAGTGGTTAGTGATTTCTCTGATAATGGATGCGATTCTCGTTAATGTGGGCATCATCCTTGCATTCCTTCTACGTTTTGGAGGAGAGCTTCCCCCTTTTAACTTCAGAGCTTACACCAACCTAGCCATCTTCATCACCATTATTCAAATCGGGACACTCCACGTATACGACCTTTATAATGTGGAGAAGATTCAGGGTGGTTGGGACATCCTCTATGCCGTATTTAAGGCTGTCTCCTTAAGCATGCTGTTAACGGTTGTTCTGACCTTTTTCTACCGCTTTTTTTCCTTTCCCCGTACCGTTCTGTTACTCTCCTGGGTTCTTGTCATAGCCCTCATCTCTGGTTGGCGGGTATTGGTAATGAAGGTCATAAATATCAGTTGGCCTATCCAGCGTGTCCTCATAGTGGGAACCGGTGAAACTGGTCAAAAGATATTAAGGGAACTTAAGGCCCGATCCAAGTGGGGTTATCGAGTCGTGGGACTGATCGATAGGAGTCTGGCAAAGGTAGGTCGGCGGTTCCAGGGTGTTTCGGTTGTAGGAACCATAAGGGACATCATTCCCATAGTGAACAAATATAGAGTGGATCGGGTCATAGTTACCTCACCCGTTAGGCAACGAGAACTCATAGAGGGTCTCGCAAAATCTAAAGAAACCCACGTTAGAGTGGAAGTGGTACCCGAACTTTACGAGATATTTGTGGGAAAAGTGGATCACACACTGGTCAGTGACATTCCTCTCGTGAAGCTCACCAAGGATCCGATTCCGGCATGGGTTAGCCTGGCAAAGCGAGCCATGGACATCATTTTGGCCCTCATACTATTGATCCTTGTCGCTCCTTTGATGATTTTGGTTGCGCTATTGGTGAAGCTTACATCCCCGGGTCCCATTTTTTACGTACAGGAGAGAGTGGGTGAGGATGAAGAGCTCTTTAAGGTGTATAAATTCCGGACCATGATTCAGGAGGCGGAGGAGGAGAGTGGACCCATTCTTGCTGTGGAGAGGGACTCTCGCATCACACCGGTAGGGCGATATTTGAGGCGATTTCGAATAGACGAGCTCCCTCAGTTATTCGATATTCTCAAAGGGGATATGAGTTTTGTGGGACCTAGACCCGAGCGTTCCCATTTCGTGAAAGAATTCAAGAAAAAAATCCCGGGCTACACGGAGCGATTCAAAGTTAAACCAGGTGTAACCGGTCTTGCTCAGATCAGTGGCTCCTATGCCACCACCCCCGAAAATAAATTAAAATATGATCTTATTTACATTTACCACCAATCATTATTCTTGGATATAAAGATACTTTTACACACCATAAAGGTTGTTTTGACAGGGAGAGGCGCCCGCTAA
- a CDS encoding tetratricopeptide repeat protein gives MQNDNPKFIMTLSIGLYSAQFKNPITNLLARAQSAFRIEESSAGSRLEIWKSALKMISTRPVFGFGPDTFRLVFPGFQTLRYIKLGGRTTVADNAHDYPLQLGSTLGIPAVAIFLCLLIIYFLKSLPLLITGDIAKRPLYTGFVAGVCGYMIHLLFGVSVAGSTTFLWIFLGLIAAQMPNSVLAYKQIPPFRAVILGFLSIFVLGIAAVSTLPYFADIHFARACDLAQSGHFKAAINEDQLATRFYPHLDRYWCHLGTMYLNQSKLKKDKVLFNDAIRAFERAKRTSPLEVDNYIFLAHAYRYGARSEYGKSYKSIYYAKAIKELKMALKLKPHSSIALGLLGICYLEMGREERVLKTFKNMVNIDPKYPKAHFYLGYCHEKLGNVKKALRAYRTAMTLKPDYEEARKAYIRLRISI, from the coding sequence ATGCAAAATGACAATCCAAAATTCATCATGACTCTTTCCATCGGCTTGTACTCGGCACAATTTAAAAATCCCATAACCAATTTGTTAGCCAGGGCTCAATCAGCCTTTCGCATTGAAGAGAGCAGTGCTGGCTCCCGTCTTGAGATCTGGAAAAGTGCTTTAAAGATGATCTCCACACGTCCCGTGTTTGGCTTTGGACCCGATACTTTCAGATTGGTATTTCCTGGATTTCAAACCTTGAGGTACATCAAATTGGGTGGGAGAACTACCGTTGCCGATAATGCCCATGATTACCCTCTTCAATTGGGTTCAACCCTGGGTATCCCAGCTGTGGCAATTTTCTTGTGTTTACTCATAATTTATTTCTTGAAGAGTCTTCCACTACTGATCACCGGCGATATCGCAAAGCGTCCCTTATACACCGGATTTGTCGCAGGGGTATGTGGATATATGATTCATCTATTATTTGGTGTAAGTGTCGCGGGTAGCACCACTTTTTTATGGATATTTTTGGGATTGATTGCAGCCCAAATGCCCAATTCGGTCTTAGCCTACAAGCAAATCCCTCCTTTTCGAGCTGTTATTCTGGGATTCCTTTCTATCTTTGTGCTTGGGATTGCCGCCGTTTCCACTCTTCCGTACTTCGCCGACATTCATTTCGCCCGAGCCTGTGACCTCGCTCAAAGTGGTCATTTCAAAGCGGCCATAAATGAAGACCAATTGGCCACTAGATTTTATCCCCATTTGGATAGATATTGGTGCCATTTGGGCACGATGTATCTCAATCAAAGCAAGCTCAAGAAGGATAAAGTTTTATTCAATGATGCCATCCGGGCTTTTGAGAGGGCTAAAAGGACCAGTCCGCTTGAGGTTGATAATTATATTTTCCTGGCTCATGCTTACAGATATGGTGCTCGCTCCGAGTATGGGAAGTCTTACAAATCCATCTACTATGCTAAAGCCATAAAGGAACTCAAAATGGCTCTGAAATTGAAACCTCATTCTTCAATCGCCTTGGGCTTGCTGGGTATTTGCTATCTGGAAATGGGGCGGGAAGAACGGGTCTTGAAAACTTTTAAGAATATGGTGAACATTGATCCTAAATATCCAAAGGCCCACTTTTACCTCGGATATTGCCATGAAAAATTGGGAAATGTGAAAAAAGCTTTAAGAGCTTATAGGACCGCTATGACTTTAAAACCCGATTACGAAGAAGCCAGAAAAGCGTATATCCGTCTCAGAATTTCCATTTGA
- a CDS encoding NapC/NirT family cytochrome c translates to MVRWPDMSNPATRLKVISIVLMVVIIIVAIAASALAFTCTPTFCADICHSMKADAEAWRKSSHAHVNCLACHVEPGLFMLILDKIKASKGVYFEITGTYHKPINAHSHLAEELPSHPCERCHAIEKRKVTSSPGVIINHKVHIERHIGCAYCHNRVAHPDMKEYEDFMAMEGCYRKTECHGLVGAKAPGKCEACHPPGFELKPKNHLVATFLLVPKPGVRADHAKMAKEEKKYCEMCHLDKFCTDCHGMEIPHSEKFVKKEHGPVGKAKPQSCMKCHPEPKFCDVCHHEGYKPELGPMASKGHPPLVREKGAESCFKCHGPTYCAHCHVKGEKYPAIKGP, encoded by the coding sequence ATGGTTCGTTGGCCTGATATGAGCAATCCCGCCACGCGCCTGAAGGTGATATCCATCGTCCTCATGGTGGTGATCATCATCGTGGCCATTGCAGCTAGTGCTTTGGCTTTTACGTGCACTCCTACCTTCTGTGCGGATATATGCCACAGCATGAAGGCCGATGCTGAAGCTTGGCGGAAGTCATCCCATGCCCATGTGAATTGCCTCGCTTGTCACGTCGAACCCGGATTATTCATGCTCATATTGGATAAGATAAAAGCGAGTAAAGGGGTATACTTTGAAATTACGGGGACGTATCATAAACCCATTAACGCTCACAGCCATCTCGCTGAGGAATTGCCCAGCCATCCCTGTGAACGGTGTCACGCCATTGAGAAAAGGAAGGTGACGTCCTCTCCGGGGGTGATCATCAACCACAAGGTTCATATCGAAAGACACATCGGTTGTGCCTATTGCCATAACCGTGTGGCTCATCCCGATATGAAGGAATATGAAGATTTCATGGCCATGGAGGGATGCTACAGGAAGACAGAATGCCATGGTCTCGTGGGTGCCAAGGCTCCTGGCAAGTGCGAGGCGTGCCATCCACCGGGTTTTGAACTGAAGCCCAAGAATCATCTCGTAGCCACTTTCCTTCTGGTTCCCAAGCCAGGTGTGAGAGCTGATCATGCGAAGATGGCCAAAGAGGAGAAAAAGTATTGTGAAATGTGCCACCTCGACAAGTTCTGCACCGACTGCCATGGCATGGAGATACCTCACTCGGAGAAGTTCGTCAAGAAAGAACACGGACCAGTGGGCAAAGCAAAACCCCAAAGCTGTATGAAGTGTCATCCCGAGCCGAAGTTCTGTGATGTTTGCCATCATGAAGGGTATAAACCTGAACTCGGTCCAATGGCTTCAAAGGGTCATCCACCCCTTGTGCGGGAGAAGGGAGCGGAGTCGTGTTTCAAGTGTCATGGTCCTACATACTGTGCTCATTGTCACGTGAAGGGAGAAAAGTATCCCGCAATAAAAGGCCCATAA
- a CDS encoding redox-sensing transcriptional repressor Rex — MPQTTIARLPLYLRYLLRLARKGLRIISSYELAEHVGTNPAQLRKDLSYLGEFGTRGVGYDVAELIRQISKCLGLTKEWKIAIVGMGKLGPALLGYKGFEQEGFKIVAIFDKNPKKIGKKMGNLVVSDVTNLKEVIEKVGGVDIGIITTPASAAQKVANQLIEAGVRAILNFAPVTLGVPSNVVLRQVDLTTELQILSFHLT, encoded by the coding sequence ATCCCACAAACTACCATAGCGCGTTTACCTCTTTATCTTCGCTATCTTTTGAGGCTCGCACGCAAAGGATTGCGGATCATCTCCTCCTATGAGCTAGCGGAACATGTAGGCACAAATCCTGCTCAACTAAGGAAGGATCTATCCTATTTGGGTGAGTTTGGCACTAGGGGTGTGGGTTATGATGTAGCTGAGCTCATTCGACAGATTTCGAAATGCCTTGGACTTACGAAGGAGTGGAAGATTGCCATAGTGGGCATGGGAAAGCTCGGTCCCGCTCTTTTGGGATATAAGGGTTTTGAGCAGGAGGGGTTCAAAATTGTAGCCATTTTTGATAAGAATCCAAAGAAGATAGGAAAGAAAATGGGAAATTTGGTGGTTTCTGATGTCACTAATCTTAAAGAAGTGATTGAGAAAGTTGGAGGCGTTGACATCGGGATAATCACCACACCCGCATCAGCGGCTCAAAAAGTTGCCAATCAACTCATCGAGGCCGGCGTTAGGGCCATTTTAAACTTTGCCCCAGTTACTTTGGGAGTGCCTTCCAACGTGGTCCTGCGGCAGGTGGATTTAACGACAGAATTACAAATCTTATCCTTCCACCTTACATGA